The DNA region GCATGTTTGTTCCATTTCTCATTATGTTACGTGAAGGGCTTGAAGCTGCCCTCATCGTGAGCCTCATCGCCAGTTATCTGAAGCGAACCCAGCGCGGACGCTGGATTGGCGTCATGTGGATTGGCGTATTCCTTGCCGCGGCGCTCTGCCTGGGCTTAGGTGTCCTCATCAACGAAACCACCGGCGAGTTCCCGCAGAAGGAGCAGGAGCTGTTTGAGGGGATTGTCGCCGTGATTGCGGTCGTCATCCTCACCTGGATGGTGTTCTGGATGCGTAAGGTCTCGCGTAACGTGAAGGTGCAGCTGGAGCAGGCGGTGGATAACGCGCTGCAGAAAGGCAATAACCACGGCTGGGCGCTCATTATGATGGTCTTTTTCGCCGTGGCGCGCGAAGGGCTGGAGTCTGTTTTCTTCCTGCTGGCGGCGTTTCAGCAGGATGTGGGGATCTGGCCCCCGCTGGGCGCCGTGCTGGGTCTTGCCACGGCGGTGGTGCTCGGTTTCCTGCTGTACTGGGGCGGTATCCGCCTGAACCTGGGCGCGTTCTTCAGGTGGACCAGCCTGTTCATTCTGCTGGTGGCGGCCGGGCTGGCGGCAGGGGCGATCCGCGCCTTCCACGAAGCGGGCCTGTGGAATCATT from Enterobacter chengduensis includes:
- the efeU gene encoding iron uptake transporter permease EfeU, giving the protein MFVPFLIMLREGLEAALIVSLIASYLKRTQRGRWIGVMWIGVFLAAALCLGLGVLINETTGEFPQKEQELFEGIVAVIAVVILTWMVFWMRKVSRNVKVQLEQAVDNALQKGNNHGWALIMMVFFAVAREGLESVFFLLAAFQQDVGIWPPLGAVLGLATAVVLGFLLYWGGIRLNLGAFFRWTSLFILLVAAGLAAGAIRAFHEAGLWNHFQDVAFDLSNVLSTHSLTGTLLEGIFGYQETPSVSEVAMYFIYLVPALVLFAMPPRAGTQATRVAP